From Streptomyces durmitorensis, a single genomic window includes:
- a CDS encoding extracellular solute-binding protein produces MSSSGMPYLRRIRRRTTSRAAGRTTIRTHRARTATVAVASALALTALAACGTSSSDDGDSGGDKGADAANAAAPLDPKTKVTLTIDCMPPAAEKGELKQWKEDVKAFNKKYPNVTIQGKQTDPCLEPPRFTAMLKAKSQPDVFYTYFTDLQQVLDNDGAQDISAYVNDKSVPALKDMDPNVLDVMKKDGKLYGLPYSNYTMGLLINRKLFEKAGLDPNSPPATWAEVRTAAKKIAALGDGVSGFGEYSAGNNGGWHFTATTYGLGGDIVSEDGTKAAFNNDTGKQIVDNLKAMRWDDNSMGKTQLLKWGDLQKQMAADKLGMFLAAPDDITYMVQNLGAKYDDFGMGPIPGQKATLFGGNDYMIKKGSSPDQIKAAIAWINFKFLKPGKGQFDWARTKADGLPVGLPQPNFWTGESKTADDKARKASATMPVENFQAFTDKPVTGKAEPPKAQEVYKVLDTLMSAVLTNKDADADKLLKTAEQQVNQVLANQ; encoded by the coding sequence ATGAGCAGCTCCGGAATGCCGTATCTCCGACGTATCCGCCGCCGCACCACCAGCCGTGCGGCAGGCCGCACGACGATCCGCACCCACCGCGCCCGTACGGCCACCGTCGCCGTCGCCTCCGCGCTCGCCCTCACCGCCCTCGCGGCCTGCGGCACCAGCAGCAGCGACGACGGCGACTCCGGCGGGGACAAGGGTGCCGACGCGGCCAACGCCGCCGCCCCCCTCGACCCGAAGACCAAGGTCACGCTCACCATCGACTGCATGCCGCCCGCCGCCGAGAAGGGCGAGCTCAAGCAGTGGAAGGAGGACGTGAAGGCGTTCAACAAGAAGTACCCGAACGTCACGATCCAGGGGAAGCAGACCGACCCCTGCCTGGAGCCTCCCCGCTTCACGGCGATGCTGAAGGCCAAGTCCCAACCGGACGTCTTCTACACCTACTTCACCGATCTGCAGCAGGTCCTGGACAACGACGGCGCGCAGGACATCAGCGCCTACGTCAACGACAAGTCGGTCCCGGCGCTCAAGGACATGGACCCGAACGTCCTCGACGTCATGAAGAAGGATGGCAAGCTCTACGGCCTGCCCTACAGCAACTACACGATGGGCCTGCTCATCAACCGCAAGCTCTTCGAGAAGGCCGGCCTCGACCCCAACTCGCCCCCGGCCACCTGGGCCGAGGTCCGCACGGCAGCCAAGAAGATCGCCGCACTCGGCGACGGCGTCTCGGGCTTCGGCGAGTACAGCGCAGGCAACAACGGCGGCTGGCACTTCACCGCCACCACCTACGGCCTCGGCGGCGACATCGTGAGCGAGGACGGCACCAAGGCCGCCTTCAACAACGACACCGGCAAACAGATCGTCGACAACCTCAAGGCCATGCGCTGGGACGACAACAGCATGGGCAAGACCCAGCTCCTGAAGTGGGGCGACCTGCAGAAGCAGATGGCCGCCGACAAGCTGGGCATGTTCCTCGCCGCGCCCGACGACATCACGTACATGGTGCAGAACCTCGGCGCGAAGTACGACGACTTCGGGATGGGACCGATCCCCGGCCAGAAGGCCACCCTCTTCGGCGGCAACGACTACATGATCAAGAAGGGCTCCTCGCCCGACCAGATCAAGGCCGCGATCGCCTGGATCAACTTCAAGTTCCTCAAGCCGGGCAAGGGCCAGTTCGACTGGGCCCGCACCAAGGCGGACGGACTGCCCGTGGGCCTGCCGCAGCCGAACTTCTGGACCGGTGAGAGCAAGACCGCGGACGACAAGGCCCGCAAGGCCAGCGCGACCATGCCCGTCGAGAACTTCCAGGCCTTCACCGACAAGCCGGTCACGGGCAAGGCCGAGCCGCCCAAGGCCCAAGAGGTCTACAAGGTCCTTGACACGCTGATGTCGGCCGTCCTCACGAACAAGGACGCCGACGCGGACAAGCTCCTGAAGACCGCCGAACAACAGGTCAACCAGGTTCTGGCCAACCAGTGA
- a CDS encoding MMPL family transporter, with protein MFERIAELAIRRSRLILVVAVAAMALMGALGAGAFGKLLGGGYDDPASQSTRAGEVIDEKFGGETNLVLLVRASEGRIDDPAARQSAKALVADLRKEKHLENVVSYWDTASPDLRSKDGREAMVLAHVRGDDLERDENAKGVIDTYTGPYEGALSVEAGGGAAVTSEMGTQSGKDLFLAEAIAVPLTLVLLLLVFGSLVAALLPLVIGLVAIAGTFAELFVLGSVTDVSVFAINLTTALGLGLGIDYALLMVSRFREQLATGASVEDAVRRTVSTAGRTVAFSAATVAAALAALLVFPQYFLRSFGYAGVGVVAIAAISTLFVMPALFVVLGHRVNSGRLPWAKRERPASRAPLWGRLAGTVMRRPALTALPVLAVLLLAASPLLGITFGTPDDRVLPEDAESRQVSSVLQEKFNGNDDAALHVAIDKPLGKAPLETYAAELSGLKHVVRVETSQGIYAEGHSEAGAPGNKALGRPDAQQITVVSALVPKSDEAQSLVTEVRAVSPPAGADPLVGGVDAELVDSKDSIGSRLPIAVALVALTTFLLLFLFTGSIVQPLRALLLNMISLGATLGVMTWIFQDGNLSSLLGFTAQPMEVSMTVLMFCIAFGLSMDYEVFVTSRIKELHDLGEDNESAVTNGLGHTGRIVTAAACLLAVSFFAFGTAKLSFMQMFGLGSGLAILIDAVAVRGILVPAAMRLLGRSAWYAPGFLRKVHGRFGLSEGLAAPEPSAESPYTKDSAHV; from the coding sequence CGAAGTCATCGACGAGAAGTTCGGCGGGGAGACCAACCTCGTCCTGCTGGTCCGTGCCTCCGAAGGCCGCATCGACGACCCGGCCGCGCGCCAGAGCGCCAAGGCCCTGGTGGCCGATCTCAGGAAGGAGAAGCACCTCGAGAACGTGGTCTCGTACTGGGACACGGCAAGTCCCGACCTCCGTTCCAAGGACGGCCGCGAGGCCATGGTGCTCGCCCATGTGCGGGGCGACGACCTGGAGCGGGACGAGAACGCCAAGGGCGTCATCGACACCTACACCGGCCCGTACGAGGGCGCGCTCAGCGTCGAGGCAGGCGGCGGCGCCGCCGTGACCAGCGAGATGGGCACGCAGTCGGGCAAGGACCTCTTCCTGGCCGAGGCCATCGCCGTGCCGCTCACCCTCGTGCTGCTCCTGCTCGTCTTCGGCAGCCTGGTGGCGGCCCTGCTGCCGCTGGTGATCGGCCTCGTCGCCATCGCGGGCACGTTCGCGGAACTCTTCGTCCTCGGCAGTGTCACCGATGTGTCCGTCTTCGCGATCAACCTGACGACGGCCCTGGGACTCGGGCTCGGCATCGACTACGCCCTACTCATGGTCAGCCGCTTCCGGGAGCAACTCGCAACCGGCGCAAGCGTGGAGGACGCCGTCCGCCGGACGGTGAGCACGGCGGGCCGTACGGTCGCGTTCTCCGCCGCGACCGTGGCGGCCGCACTCGCGGCGCTGCTGGTGTTCCCGCAGTACTTCCTGCGCTCGTTCGGCTATGCCGGGGTCGGCGTCGTCGCCATCGCCGCCATCAGCACCCTGTTCGTCATGCCGGCGCTGTTCGTCGTCCTGGGGCACCGGGTCAACAGCGGACGCCTGCCGTGGGCGAAGCGCGAGCGCCCCGCGTCCCGGGCACCCCTGTGGGGTCGCCTCGCCGGCACCGTCATGCGGCGCCCCGCGCTCACCGCACTGCCCGTGCTCGCGGTCCTGCTCCTCGCGGCGAGTCCGCTCCTCGGCATCACCTTCGGCACTCCGGACGATCGCGTCCTGCCCGAGGACGCCGAGAGCCGCCAGGTCTCGTCGGTCCTTCAGGAGAAGTTCAACGGCAACGACGACGCGGCCCTCCACGTCGCCATCGACAAGCCCCTGGGCAAAGCGCCACTGGAGACGTACGCGGCCGAACTGTCCGGGCTCAAGCACGTCGTCCGCGTCGAGACCAGCCAGGGCATCTACGCCGAAGGACACTCCGAGGCGGGCGCCCCGGGCAACAAGGCCCTCGGCCGCCCCGACGCGCAGCAGATCACCGTGGTCAGCGCCTTGGTGCCGAAGTCGGACGAGGCCCAGAGCCTGGTCACGGAGGTCCGGGCGGTCTCCCCGCCCGCCGGGGCAGACCCTCTGGTGGGCGGAGTCGACGCCGAACTGGTCGACTCCAAGGACTCCATCGGCAGCCGGCTCCCGATCGCCGTGGCCCTGGTCGCCCTCACCACCTTCCTCCTGCTCTTCCTGTTCACCGGCAGCATCGTCCAGCCCCTGCGTGCGCTGCTCCTGAACATGATCAGTCTGGGAGCGACCCTCGGCGTCATGACCTGGATCTTCCAGGACGGCAACCTCTCCTCCCTGCTCGGCTTCACGGCGCAGCCCATGGAGGTGTCCATGACGGTGCTGATGTTCTGCATCGCCTTCGGCCTCTCGATGGACTACGAGGTGTTCGTCACCAGCCGCATCAAGGAACTCCACGACCTGGGCGAGGACAACGAGTCCGCCGTGACCAACGGCCTCGGTCACACCGGCCGCATCGTCACCGCGGCGGCCTGCCTGCTCGCGGTGAGCTTCTTCGCCTTCGGCACGGCCAAGCTCAGTTTCATGCAGATGTTCGGCCTGGGCAGCGGTCTCGCCATCCTCATCGACGCGGTCGCCGTGCGCGGGATCCTCGTACCCGCCGCGATGCGCCTGCTCGGCCGCTCGGCCTGGTACGCGCCCGGTTTCCTGCGCAAGGTCCACGGGCGGTTCGGACTCAGCGAAGGCCTCGCGGCGCCGGAGCCCTCGGCCGAGTCGCCGTACACGAAGGACTCGGCGCACGTCTGA
- a CDS encoding carbohydrate ABC transporter permease: MSAPTLSKNKARPSPQTDGRAARPERGAFVQALKRNLTAHAFLIGALLCFSLFSWYPMVREFILAFQKTENGETVWAGWSNLTYIFNDPAFWQAWRNTLLFTGLALLLGFAVPFVIALVLNEFRHGRGYLRLLVYLPVMLPPVASVLLFKYFYDPGYGLFNRILESIGLPGQAWLQDTDTAMVSVVIAATWMNMGGATLIYLAALQSIPGELYEAAELDGAGVLRRIWHVTIPQTRLILSLMLLMQIIATMQVFVEPFLLTGGAGPEGATLTVVHLIYQYAFTFNNYGSAAALGLVLLVLLAGFSAAYARLSRAGSED, encoded by the coding sequence ATGTCGGCTCCCACTCTCTCCAAGAACAAGGCCCGGCCGTCCCCGCAGACGGACGGCCGGGCCGCCCGCCCCGAACGCGGCGCGTTCGTCCAGGCGTTGAAGCGCAACCTCACCGCCCACGCCTTCCTCATCGGTGCCCTGCTCTGCTTCTCGCTCTTCTCCTGGTATCCGATGGTCAGGGAGTTCATCCTGGCCTTCCAGAAGACGGAGAACGGCGAGACCGTCTGGGCGGGCTGGTCCAACCTCACCTACATCTTCAACGACCCGGCCTTCTGGCAGGCGTGGCGCAACACCCTGCTGTTCACCGGCCTCGCACTGCTCCTCGGCTTCGCCGTGCCCTTCGTCATCGCCCTCGTCCTCAATGAATTCCGGCACGGCCGGGGCTACTTGAGACTGCTCGTCTACCTCCCGGTGATGCTGCCGCCGGTGGCCTCGGTGCTGCTCTTCAAGTACTTCTACGACCCCGGCTACGGCCTGTTCAACCGCATCCTGGAATCCATCGGCCTGCCGGGACAGGCATGGCTTCAGGACACCGACACCGCCATGGTCTCCGTGGTCATCGCCGCCACCTGGATGAACATGGGCGGCGCGACGCTGATCTACCTGGCCGCGCTGCAGTCCATCCCCGGCGAGCTGTACGAGGCGGCCGAGCTGGACGGCGCGGGCGTGCTGCGCAGGATCTGGCACGTCACCATCCCGCAGACCCGCCTCATCCTCTCGCTGATGCTGCTCATGCAGATCATCGCCACCATGCAGGTGTTCGTGGAGCCGTTCCTGCTCACCGGCGGCGCGGGCCCCGAGGGAGCGACCCTGACCGTCGTCCACCTCATCTACCAGTACGCGTTCACCTTCAACAACTACGGCAGCGCGGCGGCGCTCGGCCTCGTCCTGCTCGTACTGCTCGCCGGATTCTCGGCGGCGTACGCACGACTGAGCCGCGCGGGCAGCGAAGACTAG
- a CDS encoding carbohydrate ABC transporter permease, which translates to MSTRTLISPAQLARPRGKVLYWTAFTVVTIVFTLVFIGPLYWMVTSGLKSPQEFAQTPPTLVPDAVHPQNYADAWGVMDLAQLLFNTLYYAFGALAFQLIFDVAAAYSLSKLRPVFGKAILGMMLLTLMIPATVLVVPQYLTVLDVPIVERNLINSPWAIWLPSVTNAFNIFLLKRFFDSIPRELLDAASIDGASSLRTLRSVVLPLSRPILGVVSIFAVVAVWKDFLWPMLTLPDPGKQTVNVGIYSLAASVSENWLLAALAIASLPTLIVFLIFQRNIMSGLTAGSLKG; encoded by the coding sequence ATGAGCACACGCACCCTGATCTCCCCGGCCCAACTGGCCCGGCCCCGCGGCAAGGTCCTGTACTGGACCGCCTTCACCGTGGTGACCATCGTCTTCACCTTGGTCTTCATCGGCCCGCTGTACTGGATGGTCACCAGCGGCCTCAAGTCCCCGCAGGAATTCGCCCAGACACCGCCCACCCTGGTCCCCGACGCCGTCCACCCGCAGAACTACGCGGACGCCTGGGGCGTGATGGACCTGGCCCAGCTCCTGTTCAACACCCTGTACTACGCGTTCGGCGCGCTCGCCTTCCAGCTGATCTTCGACGTGGCCGCCGCCTACTCGCTCTCCAAGCTGCGGCCCGTGTTCGGCAAGGCGATCCTCGGGATGATGCTGCTCACCCTGATGATCCCGGCCACAGTCCTGGTCGTACCGCAGTACCTGACCGTCCTCGACGTGCCGATCGTGGAGCGCAACCTCATCAACTCGCCCTGGGCGATCTGGCTTCCCTCGGTCACCAACGCCTTCAACATCTTCCTGCTCAAGCGGTTCTTCGACTCGATCCCGCGCGAGCTCCTCGACGCCGCCTCCATCGACGGCGCCTCCTCCCTGCGCACCCTGCGCTCCGTGGTCCTTCCCCTGTCCCGGCCGATCCTCGGCGTGGTGTCGATCTTCGCGGTCGTGGCGGTCTGGAAGGACTTCCTCTGGCCGATGCTCACCCTGCCCGACCCCGGCAAGCAGACCGTCAACGTCGGCATCTACTCCCTGGCCGCCAGCGTCTCCGAGAACTGGCTCCTGGCCGCCCTCGCCATCGCCTCACTGCCGACCCTGATCGTCTTCCTGATCTTCCAGCGCAACATCATGAGCGGCCTGACCGCCGGCAGCCTCAAGGGCTGA
- a CDS encoding LacI family DNA-binding transcriptional regulator: MTRRLAQVARKVGVSEATVSRVLNNKPGVSDATRQSVLSALDVLGYERPTQLRGERARLVGLVLPELQNPIFPAFAEVIGGALAQQGLTPVLCTQTKGGVSEADYVELLLQQQVSGVVFAGGLYAQADAPHDHYKRLAARKIPVVLVNAAIERLGFPAVSCDDAVAVEQAWRHLSSLGHRRIGLVLGPADHMPSQRKLAAARAIAEQAGGVLPDEHVARGMFSIEGGQAAAAALLDAGVTGIVCASDPLALGAVRAARRRGLGVPRDVSVVGYDDSAFMTCTEPPLTTVRQPIEAMGRAAVELLALQIAGSAVPTEELLFEPELVVRGSTGQPPQA; encoded by the coding sequence ATGACGCGACGACTTGCTCAGGTGGCGCGGAAGGTCGGGGTCAGCGAGGCCACGGTCAGCCGCGTGCTCAACAACAAGCCGGGGGTCTCCGACGCGACCCGGCAGTCCGTGCTCTCGGCCCTGGACGTCCTGGGGTACGAGCGGCCCACCCAGCTGCGCGGCGAGCGGGCCCGGCTCGTGGGTCTGGTGCTGCCCGAGCTGCAGAACCCGATCTTCCCGGCGTTCGCGGAGGTGATCGGCGGAGCGCTCGCACAGCAGGGGCTGACCCCCGTGCTGTGCACCCAGACCAAGGGCGGTGTCTCCGAGGCGGACTACGTCGAGTTGCTGCTGCAACAGCAGGTGTCCGGCGTCGTCTTCGCCGGTGGCCTCTACGCGCAGGCGGACGCCCCGCACGACCACTACAAGCGGCTCGCGGCGCGCAAGATCCCGGTGGTCCTCGTGAACGCGGCCATCGAGCGCCTCGGTTTTCCGGCGGTCTCCTGCGACGACGCGGTCGCCGTCGAGCAGGCCTGGCGGCATCTCTCCTCGCTCGGCCACCGCCGCATCGGCCTGGTGCTCGGGCCCGCCGACCACATGCCCTCGCAGCGCAAGCTCGCCGCTGCCCGCGCGATCGCCGAGCAGGCCGGTGGCGTGCTGCCGGATGAGCATGTCGCGCGGGGGATGTTCTCGATCGAGGGCGGCCAGGCCGCCGCCGCGGCGCTGCTCGACGCCGGGGTCACCGGCATCGTCTGCGCGAGCGACCCCCTCGCGCTCGGAGCGGTGCGCGCCGCGCGCCGCCGGGGGCTCGGGGTCCCGCGCGACGTCTCGGTGGTCGGCTATGACGACTCGGCGTTCATGACGTGCACCGAACCGCCCCTGACCACGGTGCGTCAGCCGATCGAGGCCATGGGGCGCGCCGCGGTCGAGCTCCTCGCGCTGCAGATCGCCGGGAGCGCGGTGCCCACGGAGGAGCTGCTCTTCGAACCGGAGCTGGTGGTGCGCGGCTCGACGGGGCAGCCCCCGCAGGCGTAG
- a CDS encoding glycoside hydrolase family 13 protein, producing the protein MAVTSPTDASWWRSAAIYQVYVRSFSDGDGDGTGDLAGVRAKLPYLAELGVDALWFSPWYLSPMVDGGYDVTDYRVIDPAFGTVAEAEKLIAEARALGIRTIVDIVPNHVSDQHAWFKAALAAGPGAPERELFHFRPGRGAHGELPPNDWPSQFSATASTWTRVEDGEWYLHLFAPEQPDLNWAHPAVRQEHEDVLRFWFERGVSGVRIDSAALPAKDPALPDFTEGVDPHPFIDRDELHDIYRSWRAVADEYAGVFVGEVWLPDAERFARYLRPDEMHTAFNFSFLSCPWDPAKLRTSIEATLAEHAPVGAPATWVLCNHDVTRTVTRYGRDDTGFDFTTKAFGTPTDLALGTRRARAAALLTLALPGAVYIYQGDELGLPEADIPLDRIQDPMHFRSGGTDPGRDGCRVPLPWTAAEPHAGFGSMTAPWLPQPEGWPSYAADLQATDPGSMLTLYRAALRLRRIEPGFGDGPLTWLPGADGVLAFVREPGLACVVNLAPEPCELPAHTRLLLASGPLDGAGRLPQDTAVWLRV; encoded by the coding sequence GTGGCAGTCACCTCCCCGACCGATGCCTCCTGGTGGCGCTCGGCCGCCATCTATCAGGTGTACGTACGCAGCTTCTCGGACGGTGACGGCGACGGCACCGGCGACCTCGCGGGCGTCCGGGCCAAGCTGCCCTATCTCGCCGAACTCGGCGTCGACGCCCTGTGGTTCAGCCCCTGGTACCTCTCACCCATGGTCGACGGCGGCTACGACGTCACCGACTACCGCGTCATCGACCCCGCGTTCGGCACCGTCGCCGAGGCCGAGAAGCTGATCGCCGAAGCCCGTGCGCTCGGCATCCGCACCATCGTCGACATCGTCCCCAACCACGTATCCGACCAGCACGCCTGGTTCAAGGCGGCCCTGGCCGCGGGCCCCGGCGCCCCCGAACGCGAGCTCTTCCACTTCCGCCCCGGCCGCGGCGCGCACGGCGAACTCCCGCCCAACGACTGGCCGTCCCAGTTCTCCGCGACGGCGTCGACCTGGACCCGCGTCGAGGACGGCGAGTGGTACCTCCACCTCTTCGCACCCGAGCAGCCCGACCTCAACTGGGCGCACCCGGCGGTCCGTCAGGAGCACGAGGACGTCCTGCGGTTCTGGTTCGAGCGGGGCGTGTCCGGCGTACGGATCGACTCCGCCGCCCTGCCCGCCAAGGACCCCGCCCTGCCCGACTTCACCGAGGGAGTCGACCCGCACCCCTTCATCGACCGCGACGAACTGCACGACATCTACCGCTCCTGGCGGGCCGTCGCCGACGAGTACGCGGGCGTCTTCGTCGGCGAGGTCTGGCTCCCGGACGCCGAGCGCTTCGCCCGCTATCTGCGCCCCGACGAAATGCACACCGCCTTCAACTTCTCCTTCCTGTCCTGCCCTTGGGATCCGGCGAAGCTGCGTACGTCCATCGAGGCCACCCTCGCCGAGCACGCCCCGGTCGGCGCCCCCGCCACCTGGGTCCTGTGCAACCACGACGTGACCCGCACGGTCACCCGCTACGGTCGCGACGACACCGGCTTCGACTTCACCACCAAGGCCTTCGGCACCCCCACCGACCTGGCGCTCGGCACCCGCCGCGCCCGCGCCGCCGCCCTGCTCACCCTCGCCCTGCCCGGCGCGGTCTACATCTACCAGGGCGACGAACTGGGCCTGCCCGAGGCCGACATCCCCCTGGACCGCATCCAGGACCCCATGCACTTCCGCTCCGGCGGCACCGATCCGGGGCGCGACGGCTGCCGGGTGCCCCTGCCCTGGACGGCCGCGGAACCGCACGCGGGCTTCGGGTCGATGACAGCGCCCTGGCTGCCGCAGCCGGAGGGCTGGCCCTCGTACGCCGCCGACCTCCAGGCCACAGACCCCGGGTCCATGCTCACGCTCTACCGCGCCGCCCTGCGCCTGCGCCGCATCGAACCGGGCTTCGGCGACGGCCCGTTGACCTGGCTGCCGGGCGCCGACGGCGTCCTGGCCTTCGTACGCGAGCCGGGCCTTGCCTGCGTCGTCAACCTCGCCCCCGAGCCCTGCGAACTCCCCGCCCACACGCGCCTCCTGCTGGCCAGCGGCCCCCTCGACGGGGCGGGCCGGCTCCCGCAGGACACGGCGGTCTGGCTGCGCGTCTGA
- a CDS encoding discoidin domain-containing protein yields MDRSDRSTTRSTTRPGRAWCAAVATAGLVGTLVTGIASTSAHAAEAAAGATLPFTSVEAESATTNGTKIGPDYTQGTVASEASGRQAVRLAAGQSVEFTLPKAANALNVAYNVPDGQSGSMAVYVNGQKISRTLAVTSKYSYVDTSWIAGSKTHHLFDNARLQLGQNLQSGDKVKLEATSTQVTVDVADFEQVAGAAAKPSGALSVTDKGADPTGQGDSTQAFRETIAAAKGGTVWIPPGEYKLTQSLNNVDNVTIRGAGNWHSVVRSSRFIDQSSAPTGKVGLHDFAVLGEVTERVDNNPDNFVNGSLGPNSTVSGMWLQHLKVGLWLTGNNDNLVVEKSRFLDMTADGLNLNGTAKGVQVRNNFLRNTGDDALAMWSLNTTNSDSTFAGNTISQPNLANGIAIYGGRDITVKDNLILDTNALGSGIAISNQKFLDPFFPLAGTITVSGNTLVRTGAMNPNWQHPMGALRVDAYDSAIEATVNITDTTITDSPWSAYEFVSGGGTGKAVKNVTVDRTTIDKVGTVVVQAETPGAVKMSNVKATGVGAAGVYNCPYPTGSGTFTLTDGGGNSGWDSTWDDCSTWPQPGGGNPDPDPDRNLAKGRPATATGSADVYTPAKAVDGDAGTYWESTNNAFPQSITVDLGKAEAVRRVVLKLPPPAAWEARTQTLSVQGSTDGTTYSTLADAKGYRFDPASGNKVTVTLPASAPSVRHLRLRVTANTGWPAAQFSEVEAYLS; encoded by the coding sequence ATGGACAGATCTGACAGGAGCACCACAAGGAGTACGACAAGACCGGGTCGCGCGTGGTGTGCCGCCGTGGCCACCGCGGGCCTCGTCGGCACCCTCGTCACCGGCATCGCGAGCACCAGCGCGCACGCCGCAGAGGCGGCCGCGGGCGCCACCCTGCCCTTCACCTCCGTCGAGGCGGAGAGCGCGACCACGAACGGCACCAAGATCGGTCCCGACTACACGCAGGGCACCGTCGCATCCGAGGCGTCGGGCCGCCAGGCGGTGCGTCTCGCGGCGGGCCAGAGCGTCGAGTTCACGCTCCCCAAGGCCGCGAACGCGCTCAACGTCGCCTACAACGTCCCCGACGGCCAGTCGGGCTCGATGGCCGTGTACGTCAACGGGCAGAAGATCTCCAGGACATTGGCCGTCACGTCGAAGTACAGCTACGTCGACACCTCCTGGATCGCGGGCTCCAAGACCCACCACCTCTTCGACAACGCACGGCTTCAGCTCGGCCAGAACCTGCAGTCCGGCGACAAGGTGAAACTGGAGGCCACGTCCACGCAAGTCACCGTCGACGTCGCCGACTTCGAGCAGGTCGCGGGCGCCGCGGCCAAGCCGTCCGGCGCACTCTCGGTCACCGACAAGGGCGCCGACCCCACCGGCCAGGGCGACTCGACCCAGGCCTTCCGCGAGACCATCGCGGCGGCCAAGGGCGGCACGGTGTGGATACCGCCGGGCGAGTACAAGCTCACCCAGTCGCTGAACAACGTGGACAACGTCACCATCCGCGGCGCGGGCAACTGGCATTCGGTGGTGCGCAGTTCACGCTTCATCGACCAGTCGAGCGCACCCACAGGGAAGGTGGGGCTGCACGACTTCGCGGTGCTCGGCGAGGTCACCGAGCGGGTCGACAACAACCCGGACAACTTCGTCAACGGATCGCTCGGCCCGAACTCCACCGTCTCCGGCATGTGGTTGCAGCATCTCAAGGTCGGCCTCTGGCTGACCGGCAACAACGACAACCTGGTCGTGGAGAAGAGCCGCTTCCTCGACATGACGGCCGACGGCCTCAACCTCAACGGCACGGCCAAGGGCGTCCAGGTACGCAACAACTTCCTGCGCAACACCGGAGACGACGCCCTGGCCATGTGGTCCCTCAACACCACCAACAGCGACTCGACCTTCGCGGGCAACACCATCTCGCAGCCCAACCTGGCCAACGGCATCGCCATCTACGGCGGCCGGGACATCACCGTCAAGGACAACCTGATCCTCGACACCAACGCCCTGGGCAGCGGCATCGCCATCTCCAACCAGAAGTTCCTCGACCCGTTCTTCCCGCTGGCCGGCACCATCACCGTCTCCGGGAACACCCTCGTCCGCACCGGGGCCATGAACCCCAACTGGCAGCACCCGATGGGCGCGTTGCGCGTGGACGCGTACGACAGTGCCATCGAGGCCACGGTGAACATTACCGACACGACGATCACCGACAGCCCCTGGAGCGCGTACGAATTCGTGTCGGGCGGCGGCACCGGCAAGGCGGTCAAGAACGTCACCGTCGACCGCACGACCATCGACAAGGTGGGCACGGTCGTCGTCCAGGCCGAGACGCCCGGCGCGGTGAAGATGTCGAACGTCAAGGCCACCGGCGTCGGCGCGGCCGGCGTCTACAACTGCCCCTACCCGACCGGCTCCGGCACCTTCACCCTCACCGACGGCGGCGGCAACTCCGGCTGGGACAGCACCTGGGACGACTGCTCGACCTGGCCGCAGCCCGGCGGCGGCAACCCCGACCCCGACCCGGACCGCAACCTCGCCAAGGGCCGCCCGGCCACCGCGACCGGCTCCGCCGACGTCTACACCCCGGCCAAGGCGGTCGACGGCGACGCGGGAACGTACTGGGAGTCCACCAACAACGCCTTCCCGCAGTCGATCACCGTCGACCTCGGCAAGGCCGAAGCGGTGCGCAGGGTCGTCCTGAAGCTGCCGCCGCCCGCGGCCTGGGAGGCCAGGACCCAGACTCTGTCGGTCCAGGGCAGCACCGACGGAACCACCTACAGCACGCTGGCCGATGCGAAGGGCTACCGCTTCGACCCGGCGAGCGGCAACAAGGTCACCGTCACCCTGCCCGCCTCCGCCCCGAGTGTCCGCCACCTGCGGCTGCGTGTCACGGCCAACACGGGCTGGCCCGCGGCACAGTTCAGCGAAGTGGAGGCCTACCTCTCCTGA